The Methylocaldum marinum genome includes the window CCAGATGATTTCTTCGATGGGACAAAGTAATACGGGCACGCCGAGTATGTCGCGCCGGCATGCGTTTTCGAACCACGCGTCATCGACCATACAAATCCCGTTTCCCGAACTGAAAATGATGTCGATGAAGTATTCCCCGTAATAAGCCTTGGCGAGCCAATGCGGATATGTGACGTCGGCCTGATAACCAGCGTTTACCAGGATGCCGATGATGCGGTCGCGGTCCCCGGGTTTGACGAAGATGTCCAGATCCTTGGTGTGGCGCGATATCCCGGTGTAGCACTCCAAAGCATAGGCGCCGCCGACCAGAAACGGAACCTTGGCGTCGTTGAGCAGCGTCAGCCCGTGGCGGTAGAACGCCCGCCCTGTAGGGTCGATGACCGGTTGGCTGCTGTTGGGCGGTGGCAGGAGGGTATTCATAAATGTTGATCTAACCCGGCAGGGAGTATGGCTTGGAATTGAACGAGTGATTTTCGGTCGCCGCGGATGCTTCGGCCGGAAGCTCGATCAGCCGGACCGGGGGAGCCTCCGGGAAGGCGCGCCGCAACACCGGCAGGGCGACGTTATAAACCGGGATGTTGCCGCCGGTTTTTCCCATGGGCTGCCCGCGATGGGCGTGCCCATGAAACACCGCGGTCGCCGAATAACGATTCAAGGGCTCTTCGAGTCGGCTCGATCCCAGGAACGGATAGATTTCGACGGGTTCGCCCTCGACCGTGGCCTTGATCGGCGCATAGTGGAGCAGGGCGATTCGCTGCCGGGTCCGTAGTTTGGCGAGAGCCGACTCCAGCTTCAGCGATTCTTCCACGGTCTCGTGTACGAACTGCTTCAATGTACTTTCGCCCCAGGGTTGCAGTGCGTGCTCGCCGAAGCCGCCGGCGAAACCCTTGACGCCGGCAAAGCCGATACCGTGCACCTCGTGGGCTTCGCCATCGAGCATGATGATTCCGGCGTCGGCAAAAATATGCCGCACATCGTCCACCCGGCCCGCTTCGTATTCATGGTTGCCGAGCACGCCGACCATGGGGATTCTGATGCCGGCGGTCAACTCCTTGGCGAAAAGCCGGGCCTCCTCCGGCCGCCCGTCGTCCACGATATCGCCGCAGAGCAGCAAAATATCCGCATTTTCGGAGACGTAGGCGCAAATGTTCTGGAGCTGGCCTTGGGAAGACAGGGTGTAGTGAATATCGCCCACTGCCGCTATGCGGACCGTTTGTCTGTCTGGGGGCATGGCTGTTTCAGGAATCGCCGTCGGCGCAACGCTGGTGTCGTTAAATCAGAGACCATGCCGCAATGCAAAAGTGCCCGCGAGAGTAGTGCCGGCGGGCCGCGCTTTCAATGCCGGCGCGGTTCTCGGTGGATTCCTCGCCGATCCGCTGCCGAACCTTCGTTGAGCCGTAGTGACTGTGCGTAAAGAAAGTACAGTCCTCTTCGAATCGCCCTCACCCGATCCCTCTCCCGGATGGAGAGGGGGCTCCTGTGGCTTTACTTTCTTGACTATTAATATCCGGCAAGGCTCGGTCCTGCCGAGCTATTGCAGCGGCGAATCGAGCCCTGCCGCGGCTTTTTCCTGATTACGGGCGGAAGCCAAGGGTAGCTCGACGACGAATTCGCTTCCCTTGCCGGAGCCGGCGCTGAACGCTTCGATGCGCCCTCCGTGCAGTTCTACCAGCCGCCGAACCAGGGTGAGCCCGATGCCCAGGCCGCCCTGGCTCCGGTCTAGAGAGCGCTCCCCCTGAATGAATAGCTCGAAGACATGGGGCAACAGCTCGGGAGCGATTCCGAGACCGGTATCCTTGATCCGGATCAATGCGCGATCTCCCTTGACCTCGGTGCGGATGGAGATCGCGCCGCCTTCTTCGGTATATTTCGCGGCGTTGTTCAAGAGGTTGGCCACGACCTGAATGAGTCGGGTCGCGTCTCCGACGATCAGGAGCGGCGCCGGCGCAAGATCGACTGCGAGCCGATGCCTCCGGGATTCGACCAAAGGCCGTGTCGCTTCGATCGCCCGCTCCACGACGGTATTGAGAGGAATCGGTTCTTTTCTCAGAGTCACCTTACCCTGGGTGATGCGGGAGACGTCCAGCAAGTCGTCGACCAGCCGCGAGAGATGAATGACCTGCCGGTCGATGATCTCTCGAGCGCTCTGCAGCCGGGGTTCGTCGGCAGCGAGTTTTCGTATCAGCTGCGCGGCGTTGCGGATCGGCGCCAGAGGGTTGCGGAGTTCGTGGGCGAGCATGGCGAGGAACTCGTTTTTCCGGCGATCGGCCTCCTGCAGAGCCGCCATCGCGCGGGTACGATCCCAAGCCATGGCGGTGAACAGGCCTAGCGTCCGCAGGAACTCGATCTCCCCCGGATCGAAGTGCTCGCGCCGGGTGCTGGCAAACGCCAGCGTGCCGAGCGTGCGTCCGTCGCCTGCCATGAGCGGGTGGCAGGCGTAAGCGCGTATGCCGAGATCGCGAAACAGGACACTGTTGGGGTCGTTCTCGATCCGTGCGGTATCGACGATCAGCGGAGTGCCGGTAGCGGCTACCGTGCCGCAAAACGATTCGCCGAATTCGAGCTGTTGCAAGGCCGGCAGCCGCGTTTCCGGAATGCCGTGGGAGGCAATAAGCCGCAGCCTTCGGTTGCTCTCGTCGATGCGGTAGGTGATGCCGAGGTCGGCATCGATCAAGGCATGTACCTTCTCGAAGACCATGTGGCTCAGCTCGACATCGGTGGTTCGGCTGTCCAAGGCCGCGCGGCTGATGGCGAGCAATTCCGCCTGCCGTTCATTGTGGCGTCGAAGAGCCAGCTCGGCGCGCTTGAGTTCGGTGATGTCCTGGGTGGTTCCGAACGCGCCCACGACCTTCCCTCGGTCGAATTCCAGCTCGGCTTTCTCGTGGACCCAGCGAACTTCCTTTCCGACGATAATCCGATGTTCGATGTCATAAGCGGCGCCGCCGAGCGCAGCCTTCCACTTCCGGTCCACATACCGCCGATCGTCCGGATGGACGCAGCCGAGAAAGGTCTGGTAAGTCAGGGGGGTGCCCTCGGGTATGCCGAAAATCCGATGGTTTTCCTCCGACCAGGACAACTCGTTCCGCGGCACGGTCAGCCGCCAGCTCCCGATCTTGCCGACCGCCTGGGCGCGATTCAAGTCCTGCCGGCTCCGCTGCAGCGCCGTTTCCGCCTCCTTGCGCACCGAAATGTCGTTGGCGATGCCGAGATAACCGGTGATGGCGCCTTTCTCGTCGCGCATGATCGAGATCGATATCTGGGACGGAAAACGGCTTCCGTCCTTGCGGACAAGAGTCCATTCAAATTCCGTCGAACCCGCGCCTTCGATCAGGGAGGGAAGGACTTCGAAAGCCGACGACTTTGTCCATTTGATAGCAGGGGCGAGCGATCTGGCATGGCTTTGAAGTTCGCGCTGATCATGAAAAATGAGCGGCGTTTCCTTGCCGACGAGCTCTCCGGCGGAATATCCGAGCGCCTTTTCGGCGGTTTTGTTGATGGTCTGGATGATGCCTTGCTTATTGACCGAGACGATACAGTAATTGGCGCCGTCGAGAATGGCCTGCTGCAGGCGAAGAGTGTCGCGCAAGGTTCGCGTGCGCTCGTCGACTTCCTTCTCGAGATGATCCCGCGCGGTCCGCAGCGCCGCCAGAGCTTGTCGCCACTGATTCGCCAGAGCGCCGAGCACCAACACCGAAATCGAGAACAGGACAATCAGGGCCTGTACCAGGAGGGCGCGATCGGAAACCGGGAACTGCGCGCCGGCAAACGCGCCTTGCCCGAGCGCGGTATAGCGCGCGGCGATGATTCCGAGCAGGAGAATAGCGAAGGAAACGCCGGGGATGCCGAAGCGTACGCCGATCCACAGCAGCGGCGGCATCATGACGTAAGTGAAGGGAATGCGGTCGGTGAAAACGGCGAATGCGAGTCCGGCCACCGATGCCAGGGCGGCCAAGGCTTCGATTTTTCCGAGCGCAGGCAGCGTTCGCCAGCTCGTCCGAATGGTAGGGAATGCCAGGCAGAACGGAGCGGTTACCAGGATGCCGGCTATGTCACCCGTCCACCACGTCAGCCAGGCGGCGGCGAACGGTTCGTCATAGGCTCGGACTACGGATGCCGTTCCCACGATGGCGGCGGTCGCCGAACTTAGCAAGGCGCCTAGCATGGTCAGCGCCAATACGTCGCGTACTGTTTCCAGGCGCACCGGCGTTCCTATTGTGCGTCCCAGCAGACCCGCACCGATAATAGCCTCCAACATATTGGCGAGCGAAAAAGCGGCGCTTACCGAATAAGGCTGACCGAATGCAAAAAGATTGACACAGAAATCCACCGCGAGCGCCGATATCGCGAACATCGGCCAGAGACTTCGCGGCCGGATGGCCAGGGTCGAGAGGTAAAACCCGGCCGGCAGCCAGAATGCGACAAAGTGGTATGGTCTCGGGGAAATCCAGTGGCTGAGCAAAGCCAGCGTGAGGTACCAGGCACCGAAACCGAACAAGTTCCGGAACGAAGGCCGGGGCGGCGCCGTTTTATCAACCGACAAAAGACTTTGGGTTGTCATATTTACAAGTAGTATCCATACGGTTCTATCTATTCGCCACTGCTTCCTTCGCTATTCGACTCTTTCGGCGCGCCGCATTCATCCTACGGTGAGTCTACGGTGCGTGCAATTCGGTATCTTGACGGGGTGAGGTAAAGCCGATGTCCATAGGCTGCTCGCCCTGAGCCTGTCGAAGGCTTTCCATGGACTGGCGAGATCAGCGCTCGGAGATACTCGGAAACTCGCGCGCCCTTCGGATCTTCCGAGAGTCCGATTGGCGCCGCTATACTGGCAGAACGCTCCGGAGCCACGACCGATGCGCCGGAACCAGCGTCGCCCCGATCTGGAAATCTGAGACCAGGGATGTCTAGATTGGTTCTCTGCAGACAAAGCGGTCGTACGCGGCCATGCGGGGAGATCCGAAGCTTTCCGCCGGGCCGGCGCACGGCCCTTCGGTTTTTCCCGGGGTAGTGCATTTTCATAGCCATCGTATGGGAGCTCGCGAGTGGGTCCGAGTCGATCCATCCCGGTCGTGGGCGCCAACGAAACGACTTCCGCCAAGCCTGTTTTGGCGTGTGAGTCGGATGAAAATGTTATAGGCTAGCGTAAAAACTTGAATGAATTTTGGACAGGAGGGTTAGATGTCGAAGGTAACGGTAAGAACGCTGACTGAATCGACTTTCGAAGTGACGGTGGAAGCGCGGGCCACGACGACGCACACGGTCACCGTGGATCCGGACTATGCCGCCCGACTGACGGACGGCAGGGTGCCGACCGAGCGACTGGTCAGCCGTTCGTTCGATTTCCTGCTGGAGCGGGAGCCGAATACCAGCATCCTGCGCCGCTTCGATCTCCCCGTCATCGGCCATTACTTCCCGGAATACGAGCGGACGATCAAGAACATGCTTGCCTGATCCGATTTACTCCAAATCGCTTTCAAAAAGGCATTGATTTTTCGTGGGGTGGGTTAGGCCGCGAGGCCGTAATTCGCCGAACGACCTCGAAGCGGCGGGTTACGCGGAGGCTGTCCTGAGCTTCGTCGGAGGGCCTGTCCCGAGCCGCATCCGCGAATGATGCGGTTCGCTTCGCTCACCACATCCTACGGCCGGTAACTTGTAGGGTGCGGTGAAGCATGAACCGCACCGGCCGCGTCCTGTCGCCATCACCTTTCCAGGCCCGGCGGCTCGGGAGACGGCGCTAAAGCCGCATCCTGCTCGTCCTTGAGATCGACCCCGGAAATCCGGCGGCGAATGGCTTCCTCGGCCAGATAGATCACTTTCGCGGCGGCGGTTTCGTAGCTCAATCCTTCGGGCGGTCGGATATTGGAGATGCAGTTGCGCCGGGCGTCGGTATTGCCCGGTCGTGGCGCGTAAGTGAGATAGACGCCCAGACTGTCGGCGGCGCTGAGCCCGGGCCGTTCGCCGACGACGATGACAGCCACACGCGCGCCCAGGGCGTGGCCGATTTCGTCCGACAGGGCCACCCGGCCGTTCTCCACCAAAGCGATCGGCCCGATTCGGAGACGGCGCGAGCGGCAGCAAGCGACTACCGCCTCCAGCAGGGATAGGCCGTGGCGTTCGACCGCAGTGGAGGAAAGTCCGTTGGTGACGATCAGGGCCACATCCGCATCACCGCCTTCCAGGTCATCCAGCCGCCGGCGGGATTCGGCGTCGAGCGTGCGTCCGCGATCGGGGCGGCGCAGGTATTCGCCGCGACTTCGGATGGGCGTTCGCAGGATCAGGGATTCCAATCCCATCGCGCGCAGATCTTCGGCGAAGCGTTCGACGTTCCA containing:
- a CDS encoding nucleotidyltransferase family protein, with amino-acid sequence MNTLLPPPNSSQPVIDPTGRAFYRHGLTLLNDAKVPFLVGGAYALECYTGISRHTKDLDIFVKPGDRDRIIGILVNAGYQADVTYPHWLAKAYYGEYFIDIIFSSGNGICMVDDAWFENACRRDILGVPVLLCPIEEIIWSKSFVLERERYDGADIAHILRVCADRLNWTRLMDRFGAYWRVLLSHLILFGFIYPAERGRIPDWVMHRLLALLADEIRGAPPSERLCQGTLLSREQYLTDVMRWGYEDARLQPTGRMSHENIAHWTAAIDIKD
- a CDS encoding MASE1 domain-containing protein, encoding MTTQSLLSVDKTAPPRPSFRNLFGFGAWYLTLALLSHWISPRPYHFVAFWLPAGFYLSTLAIRPRSLWPMFAISALAVDFCVNLFAFGQPYSVSAAFSLANMLEAIIGAGLLGRTIGTPVRLETVRDVLALTMLGALLSSATAAIVGTASVVRAYDEPFAAAWLTWWTGDIAGILVTAPFCLAFPTIRTSWRTLPALGKIEALAALASVAGLAFAVFTDRIPFTYVMMPPLLWIGVRFGIPGVSFAILLLGIIAARYTALGQGAFAGAQFPVSDRALLVQALIVLFSISVLVLGALANQWRQALAALRTARDHLEKEVDERTRTLRDTLRLQQAILDGANYCIVSVNKQGIIQTINKTAEKALGYSAGELVGKETPLIFHDQRELQSHARSLAPAIKWTKSSAFEVLPSLIEGAGSTEFEWTLVRKDGSRFPSQISISIMRDEKGAITGYLGIANDISVRKEAETALQRSRQDLNRAQAVGKIGSWRLTVPRNELSWSEENHRIFGIPEGTPLTYQTFLGCVHPDDRRYVDRKWKAALGGAAYDIEHRIIVGKEVRWVHEKAELEFDRGKVVGAFGTTQDITELKRAELALRRHNERQAELLAISRAALDSRTTDVELSHMVFEKVHALIDADLGITYRIDESNRRLRLIASHGIPETRLPALQQLEFGESFCGTVAATGTPLIVDTARIENDPNSVLFRDLGIRAYACHPLMAGDGRTLGTLAFASTRREHFDPGEIEFLRTLGLFTAMAWDRTRAMAALQEADRRKNEFLAMLAHELRNPLAPIRNAAQLIRKLAADEPRLQSAREIIDRQVIHLSRLVDDLLDVSRITQGKVTLRKEPIPLNTVVERAIEATRPLVESRRHRLAVDLAPAPLLIVGDATRLIQVVANLLNNAAKYTEEGGAISIRTEVKGDRALIRIKDTGLGIAPELLPHVFELFIQGERSLDRSQGGLGIGLTLVRRLVELHGGRIEAFSAGSGKGSEFVVELPLASARNQEKAAAGLDSPLQ
- the eutC gene encoding ethanolamine ammonia-lyase subunit EutC — encoded protein: MTDPWFALRRFTQARIALGRAGHAVPTEALLDFQLAHARARDAVHFPWNVERFAEDLRAMGLESLILRTPIRSRGEYLRRPDRGRTLDAESRRRLDDLEGGDADVALIVTNGLSSTAVERHGLSLLEAVVACCRSRRLRIGPIALVENGRVALSDEIGHALGARVAVIVVGERPGLSAADSLGVYLTYAPRPGNTDARRNCISNIRPPEGLSYETAAAKVIYLAEEAIRRRISGVDLKDEQDAALAPSPEPPGLER
- a CDS encoding metallophosphoesterase family protein, with the protein product MPPDRQTVRIAAVGDIHYTLSSQGQLQNICAYVSENADILLLCGDIVDDGRPEEARLFAKELTAGIRIPMVGVLGNHEYEAGRVDDVRHIFADAGIIMLDGEAHEVHGIGFAGVKGFAGGFGEHALQPWGESTLKQFVHETVEESLKLESALAKLRTRQRIALLHYAPIKATVEGEPVEIYPFLGSSRLEEPLNRYSATAVFHGHAHRGQPMGKTGGNIPVYNVALPVLRRAFPEAPPVRLIELPAEASAATENHSFNSKPYSLPG